TACAGTCAGGCTTTACACTAACTCTTTACATTCACAATGAAACATGCCAACACTAAATGTAATGGCACTTTCATGGCAGCGGCGGTCTTCCATCACCTTGATACTTTTTTGAGGCGGTGACCAGGAAAGGAGCTAATAATAATAACAAAAATTAACCGCTGATTCGTAGCCCGGTCTTGTTGAGATTCTGTTAAACAGTACTCAACCTGACTGTTTGAGGTACATTGTTGTTCAGGTGCATCGTCGTTCGAGCCCGGGAACACAATGGCTACGGAAGTACAGCTCGTCAACATGGAGATTAACACCATGATTTTGAGCCACTTCTGGGGTCTTATGACTCGCCCTGATGAAGAGTGGGACTCTATTCGCAAACACCCTCCCGGTATTATACGGCTCTATCTTACCCAGATTATCTGGCTGGCTGCTCTGCCGGCTGCGTGCACGTTTTACGGAACCACTCAAACCGGCTGGTCGCTGCCCGGCAGTGAACAGTTTGTTCGCCTGACCGAAAGCAGTGCCATGGTGATGTCTGCGCTGGCCTGGTTAGCCATTCTGGCGGGGGTGGGCGTAATGGGTGCCTTTGTACAATGGATGAGTGAAACCTTCGGCAGTAAACCCACCATGGCGCAAAGCATTGCCTTCAGTTGTTATACGGCATTCCCCTTGTTTCTGGCAGGACTGTGCGGACTGGCTCCCTCTATCTGGCTCGCGATTGTTGCCGGAACCATTGGCGCCTCATGGTCTGCTTGGCTTCTGTATACCGGGCTGCCAGTATTTATGAAAATTCCAAAAGAGCAGGGGTTTGTGTATGCCAGCTCAGTACTGTGTATTGGGCTGGTCGTTCTGGTATCCCTGATGATCACAACAGTGATTTTGTGGAGTATGGGAGCCGGGCCTGAGTACGTGCAGGTTCTTTGATCGGGTTACTGATCAACGCTTACCGATTACAAACCATCATGGTACAGCCAGCGGGGATGTTCATACTTTTCCTGTAAAACCCGTTGATAAGCGGCGGAGCTGACTGGAACACGCCAGCTCCGGAACAACAGGGTTAAATCCTGCCCCGTGATTCTGCAGAGGCTTTCAAAAAAGTAGTCTGTTTTTTCCTGTGGCTGACTGGGTATCTGCTCCCCGGGAAGACGGCGAAAATCCTGATAGAGCTTTGTCAAAGGTTTGGGTGATAGCTCGTTTATCAAGATAGCCATGAAAGCTGTTTTTGCTGGCAACATTTCATCTACTTCCTCCCCCCAGATGTCCCAGTTATAACCATAGCCAAAGATATAGAGAAAAATATCCCAATAAAACTCAAAAAATGGGAAGTAGTAATAGAGGAAATCACTGTCCCAGAAATTAAAAATAAACCAGTAGCCAGACTGATATCGGTATCCATAGGGGAAGATTTCGGCAAAAGCCTGTGCAGCGCCCGGAGGTTCAAAAGCCCTTTCCTCAGGCTCATAATTATGACCAATCTCATGCCGTATCAAATTACCGGAACGAATAGTATCCGGGTCAATGAGTCGAAAAGGGTTACCGTAGTGCAGCCAGTATAAAACGATGGGATAACCGTTGTGAGATCTTGTCCCGTCATCCATTGATGTATGAATATCAAGAACAAACTGAAAAGGCAGATCCGGTGCTTTATCCTCCCTTACCTGCGTATCCGGGCTTAACCCGACCAGAGCGTTGGCATCTTTTACCACCTGATCATAGGCAAGAACGACGGCCACCGGATCGTCCAGCTCCCGAATCATTGTCGAAGGCAGAGCCAGTCTTGTATATTCTCCTTCCAGCTCCGCCCACGGAGCCGGGTAATGACGAATTTCATTCTGCCATTGCTCCAGCGAGTCCCTGCCAAGTTTAAACCAGGGCGCTTTTACAGCACCTGTTAGCGCTACTTCAAACGACCCGGTCCCGGTATCACTGCTCGAAAGATAAACCAGCCCTGATATAGGGCTAGTGCGTGAAAGAGGATGAGTCATATTCAGCGGGATTGAAACCCTGCCATAATCAGGTCTTCTGCGTTCTGCTGCCGGTACATGACTCAGTCGGTCAGTGTGTATGCCAATCGATAGAAACAACTTCGGAGTTAGCTCATTACCATCCGCAGGCTGAGTCCGTACCGTGATAGGCTCACCTTTCACATAATACAACCCAGTGCTTTTCATATTTTTGGGGGGATAATTTAGACGCAGCTCAGAAAAATCTCTGGGATGTAATGAAAATAAAAGAGTCTGATTAATCCGCTTAACGCCTTCTGGCACAGAACTATGAAACCTGTCGCCTGAAGACATAATATGCTGGTAGGCCTGTCCAGGGTCACTAAACAGGCTCCAGCCAAAACAAGGTGTTTGAACCATTAATAGCAGAATGCACTGGCAGAGACGCAGCCTTCTTTTAAACAAAATGAAGTTGTTTAATACCCACAACAAAACCTGCCTCGCTATTATTTATTACTTCTCAGGGCGAATGACATAGCATAGACAAGTTTTCAATAGCCTGCTTTCCCACGCCGTATATTCTTTCCAGCCTCCTCCCTAAGCCAAAAAAACTGGCTGTTTGCCAATTTTGTTCATGCACCCGTTCCAGTGTGATGCTATACCGTAGGGCGAAAACGACAAAGGCTAACGGGTTGTGACCAGATGCCTGGTTCCGGTGTGTACCGGGCAAACTGCAACAACTAAAAAAATGAATTTCTGCCACATGAAATAAAGGCAGAGGCTCGATGCTAATACGGTGTTACTGGCTGGCAAGTTATCAACCCCATGGGATGTGACATGAAAACAGTTTGCAAACTTACCTTACTTTCGTGCTTGTTATTTGTCTATTCAATTGCCCATTCAGGCACTCCGTCTAAAGATCAGTTTAATTTTTTAAAACACTACAATGACTCATCGGGGATTGAAAGCAGTCTGGCTATGTTGACTGGTGTTACCAGGCAAATATCTTCCACCGCAATAAGTGCCTTTTTCTGGTATGACATCTGCAAAGTACCTGAATTCGTTTCAACCTTTGCGAATCGATTTAAACTGGGCAGTGAGGATCAAAAAGAACTTGCTGGTATCACAACAGATTTTTGTGCACAGCTGGCACCGGTTATCGCCACCGCAGAGGCAACGTTGGCTGGAGCTGTGTCACCCTGGCCACTTGAGCAGGTTCCGTGGCAAGCATTGCGATTTGCAGGAGCAGGAATGATCGTTTTTCGTAATTATGGCAAGGAGAGTAATCTTAGAATAGCCTCAATGATTCTGCTTTATTTCACTTTCGAAGCAACTTTCAGATCGGTAGCCGGGGCCGTGAGTACCAATATGTTAAGAAGCCTCGGTACCATCCCTGACCTTCGTGCCCCTAATGACTGCACCAACAGTTTGCACTGTAGTGATTATGGCTCATCTTATGCCCTCGTTCAGAACTCATTATTATTAGTCTTTAGTGCCCTGATAGTCGGGGATATAACTTATCAGACAATGATTGGGATAGGCTATACGCCTGCAAAAGCCACCTTTGCTTATGCAATATCTACGTTATCGGCAGGATTAATGCCGGTGATATCTATACCAACACTTAATCTTAATCTGGACAATAATTTTATTTTCCGTCTCA
Above is a genomic segment from Endozoicomonas euniceicola containing:
- a CDS encoding M60 family metallopeptidase, which encodes MVQTPCFGWSLFSDPGQAYQHIMSSGDRFHSSVPEGVKRINQTLLFSLHPRDFSELRLNYPPKNMKSTGLYYVKGEPITVRTQPADGNELTPKLFLSIGIHTDRLSHVPAAERRRPDYGRVSIPLNMTHPLSRTSPISGLVYLSSSDTGTGSFEVALTGAVKAPWFKLGRDSLEQWQNEIRHYPAPWAELEGEYTRLALPSTMIRELDDPVAVVLAYDQVVKDANALVGLSPDTQVREDKAPDLPFQFVLDIHTSMDDGTRSHNGYPIVLYWLHYGNPFRLIDPDTIRSGNLIRHEIGHNYEPEERAFEPPGAAQAFAEIFPYGYRYQSGYWFIFNFWDSDFLYYYFPFFEFYWDIFLYIFGYGYNWDIWGEEVDEMLPAKTAFMAILINELSPKPLTKLYQDFRRLPGEQIPSQPQEKTDYFFESLCRITGQDLTLLFRSWRVPVSSAAYQRVLQEKYEHPRWLYHDGL
- a CDS encoding Yip1 family protein, encoding MATEVQLVNMEINTMILSHFWGLMTRPDEEWDSIRKHPPGIIRLYLTQIIWLAALPAACTFYGTTQTGWSLPGSEQFVRLTESSAMVMSALAWLAILAGVGVMGAFVQWMSETFGSKPTMAQSIAFSCYTAFPLFLAGLCGLAPSIWLAIVAGTIGASWSAWLLYTGLPVFMKIPKEQGFVYASSVLCIGLVVLVSLMITTVILWSMGAGPEYVQVL